From the archaeon BMS3Bbin15 genome, the window CCATGGCCAGGCAGCTCCGGCCAGATAAGCGGTATTATTCACTGTCAGTGTATGAGTACCAGGACTCTGAAGATATTGAGTGAGGTCTATAATAGCTGGAGTGGCAGCATTGTCCCAGTTATATTCTCCATATCCCGTATCAAACGTCAAATTTCCATCCACCGATACTTCAAGCTGACCTGTATGCCAGGCAGCAGGCAGGTATAACCTTGTGAATATGAGCTTACCATAAGATGCAGGGTCAGGTGTATTCAGGTTCAATGTGAAATTAGAATCATTCATATTGGGATTTGTGGAGCTATCATTCACAACAACATTAATATTCGCCCCTGTACCGTACATACTTATAATTTTGCTGTTTCCCATGAGGTAGGCCTCAGGATATTTAGGTACCACATTACTATCATTATATACTTTTACTCTCATATAATTCAACTGCCCATTGCCCACAGTCCAATTTGTTAAGTCAACCTGTGTGGAATACCATATCTGAGGTATAGCTGCAACCTCAGTCCAGTTACCTGTTTTTGAGTTATTAATACTTATATTAAAGCTGTGGTATGTGGTGTTTGTAGTGAATATAAAAGCTGTAAACATGGGCGTTCCAGGGACTGTGAAATTGAAGTAATACCAGCCATTCGAATCAGTCTCAGAGCTATCATATGTGCAGGTGACGGTACTAGAAGAAGTAGAAGAAGTAGAAGACCACCTACCTCCACCAAAAGTACTTGAACCGGAGCACTGCCCAAGGTATATAAAATCGCTGCCATTCACAACACCATCGTCATTTGTGTCGTTCATAACATTGCCGGCAACCATATTTATTGAGGGTGGAATTCCAACATACCATGCCTGCCCCATATACCCCTCGCCACCGAGGAATGTAGGAATTATCTGCGATGCAACAGACACAGAGGCATCTACAGGTGGCTCTGCGCCACTGATATTCCGAATAGTACCATTAGGATATATCATATCAAGCTTATAATTGAAATACTCAGGTAACGTGGAATTCAGGTACTTACCTGCAGTATTCGCAGCATCAGAATCAGCACCAGAAATCATATCTCTGGCTATATCGGTTAAAACCCCCTGCTTGGTTATGACATACATAGAATTCGCCACAACCATAGAGTCCTTCGAAGAAGTTACCTGCAGACTCAGCATATTCCCGGGATTTGGGGACATTGTAACTGCACTGAGTATAATGAATAGAGGTATCATTGCCAGAATTGCATCCATTGTAAATATAAACCCTCTATTCATTGTCAGACAGAGCCTCCCGATACCAGTACTATTAGATAGGCAGGCATCATAAATATCCTCTGTGAGACCCACATATCCGAGCACTGAATTGTCAGAAATATCATCCCGTTTGCATCTGGTTTGCTGTTCTCAACTATTATTTTAACAATATTTGCACCAGGGTTGACATCCGGTACGAAAGTTTCTGTAATTGATTTGTTCTCTGTTGAATCCAGTGTGCCATTGAAAACCTTTATAGAGTTTACATATACATTAACTGTTCCATTTAACACACCATTATCATTTCCACTGGCATATGGATTCTTTCTGCTGAGAGTTACATTGGTGATAGGCATGGGTAGACCCGTCTTCTCCAGATTAAAGCTATCTGTTGTTCCTATCTCTGATTTGTTTATAATCTGAGGGTCATCGAATATGACAAATACGGCACCATTACCGGAAGAATCAGTATATATTGGCACGCTATACACATCAGATTTAAATGAGTCGTATCTGCTCAAACCTGAAGATTCGTCAAACATGGATAGAACAGGAATCTGAACAGCAAATACGTCTTTTGATATGTTTCCCAGCTCTGCATAAGGTAAGATTGGTACACTCTCAATAGAAAAGTTATATAGCCCAATATTTTCCATAGAATTGAAATTCATCTGTGCTGTTTTATTTCTTATAGGAACAACTGCCAGTTTAAAAGGATGTCCTCCTGAAAGTATTGAAAGTTTTGCAGCATTCAGAAGATGTGCATTTACTCCATTTATATCCACAGTGCTTAAATTCATGTTTCTTGACATTGTAGCCACATCCAGAATATTTCTGCCATCAACCACGCTTATTCTTGATATAGCATTCTCCTTAAACGGCACCCACCACTCACTGGCATTGATATATGTGAAATTCATAGGTATTGACCCTGGCTGATAAAGAGGCGCCACAGCCCATGTCTGCTCTATTATTTCACCACCCACAATATCTGCTGTAGCATCAATATCCGCTGCAAGCCCTACGTCTGGATTCTTTGACACCACAGATGCCATATCCATAGCAATACGGTTCATGCCAAAGCCAAAGCTATACTCCTGTTCAGAAGTTACCATGCCTGACATTGCATTTGCCGAAACACCAAGAATTATAGTTATAGGAACAAGAGCAAGAAGCAAATCCATGGTGAAAAGCTGACCACGCCTGTTAATTCTCATAATATATCTTTACAATTAACACATATTTAATCCTTATGGCATCTTTCAGATTATCTGTCAGATATTCTGCCATGTTTTTAAAGTTTCTCTGGATAATAATGCAAAGTATTATTTTGTCTAGGGATTATGAATATACTCTTGTAATATCAGAGGATGAAGAATTACTTGCAAATGAAAAGAAGTTTGTAGAAGAGATATTTTTACACCTGAAGAGAAGAAACTCCTGTAAAAAGCTCACTCTACACAGAAACACCGCACAAATCCAATTGCCTGTTTTCAATTCAGAATTTTTTTAACAACAAATATGAATTCCTTGATAGTTTTCAAGTCATTTTTTAACACACCATACATTTCCTCTAAATTCAATCTCCAGTATATGTGAACCAGCACATTCCTAAAGCCTGCCAAATCTTCGAGTTCTTCAGCCAGCTTTCTTGGAATTAAACCCTCCTCGGCAAGGATTTCAAAACTCTCCCTGTATGTGGAAGGTCTCTTCATGTCGTGTTTGACTATATGATAATTGGAAATGTCAATAGAAGCCTGAATACTTAAAAGCATAGCATGAAGAGCCATATTTCTCTTATCTCTGTTTAAAGTCAATTCTTCCAGTGAAAATGCACTATATCTCTCCCAGTCTTTTACAGCCTCTTCAAGCTCATCCAGCAGGTCTGCAATCCTTTCATCAACCATGTTCAGCCCTCAACCGTATACGCTTGAACCATTCCCCTGTATTTCTATAGTCGAGGTACTTGGAAAGTACTCTTGCTTCGAATTTTAGCCTCTTTTTCTCATCTCTGCAAAAAATCACCCTGCCGGTATTTATCACCTCATTCTGAAAGTGAACTGGAGAGTGGTTGAGCACCTTTACATCAATCTCATAGCTGTAGCCCAGCTCTTTTTCAATCTCTCTCCCGACTTTCATTGCAAATTTCATAGCTTTGTATGGAGCAAAATCCTTTCCCAATAAAACAGCAATATCAATGTCCCTAAACTCACCTCTAAGAAATGACCCGAAAGCATAAGCTAATGTAATTTCTTCGTATTTTGATAGGATACTACCCATCTTCTCTAATAATATCTCTGTTCCATCTTTATCGAGGACCTTTATATCTATTTGATTATTCATACTTCCACCAATTTCTAAAATCCTATCAAATAGTCTCAAATTATCTGCCTGTCTTAACTACAATAAGATTTTCATTGAATTATATAGACACCCTACGAGAATTATCACCCTCTCCGATAACATAATTAACCAGCCTGCCCACATCCGAAACCACAACTTCAACTTCATCTCCAACTTTCAATTCACCAATCCCGGGCGGTGTTCCAGTGGCTATGATATCCCCCGGTAAAAGAGTCATGACTTCTGAAATAAATGATACAATCTCCGGAATTGAGAAAATCATGTCAGAGGTTGGGCCTCTCTGTCTCAGCTTTCCATTGAGATAAAGCTCGACTTTAAGGTTGTCAACATCAACATCTGTTTCTATAAAAGGCCCAAACGGAGCAAAGGTATCAAAACTTTTTGCACGGGTCCATTGCTTATCCTGCTGCTGCAGGTCTCTTGCAGTTATATCGTTGAAGCAGGTGTAACCCTGAATGAATTCCATGGCTTCAGCCCTGCTGACATTCTTAGCCTTTTTAGCAATAACTGCACATATTTCAGCTTCATAATCAACTCGTCTCGACATATAAGGATAAACTATACTCCCAAGATGCTCAAGAGCAGCACTTGGTGGCTTGAGAAAAATAACAGGTTTATCTGGAATCTCCATATTGAGCTCTTCAGCATGGCTCATGTAGTTCAAGCCGACACATACAATCTTTGAAGGTTGAGACGGAGTTAAGATTTTAACCTGATTCAATGGTAAATTATACTCCTGTGTTATAACTTCTTCACCGTCAACTTCACCCTGGAAAATCCTGCCTCTGTACTCAAATCTAATAAGCTTCATAAAAATCTGCTCCCTTATTGCTGGCTTTTGTGAAAATAATCCCCTTAACCCTATCCCTGAGAGCATTCTCGAGTTTCTTCTTATCATCCACCAGGGCATATATTACAGGACCAAAGGAACTTAAACCTGCACCAAAACTTGCTTTCTGAGCAGCTCTGAGAGTTTCTATCACCTCCCTCTTCTGGAGTCCCACCTCAACAGCTTTAAAACCCACCTCCTGAATGGAATTTATTGCCCTGCCAAAGTTTTCTATATTCTCTTCCACCAGAGCAGGAAGAAGCTGCATTAAAATTATTCTTGAAAGTCTTTCTACCTGATTCACCGGCAGCGGACAGAACTTCTTAAAAACATTCACCTCGGTCTTACCTGAAATTCTTGTTTCCTCCTTCGGAAAAATCAGGGCAATCTGCCAGTCAGGGAAATCTCTCCTCAGAATAACAGGTGCAGGCTTTACTCTACTGGCTCTGCTGGGAAGAAAATATGGTTTGTCTTCTGTTGAATGACCTCCATCAACAATAAACCCTCCTTTCTCAAAAGCTGCAGTGCCTATGCCTGAAGTCCCTCCCCTGCCGACAATGTAGGCAAGCTCCCTAATGTCTGCTTTAATCTCATAAACCTCTGAAAGAGCCCTGGCTACAGCAAGAGACAGCTGCGTACCCGAGCCCAGACCTATATGCTCGGGATAGGCTTCTTTTACCGCAACTCTTGCTCCTCCATTTATTTTATAATGACTTAGAAAGGCTCTGGCGGCTGATAAAGCCTTATTTTTAAGCCTTCCCTCTATCTCTAATTCATCTGTTTTTTCAACCTCCAGCAGTATATGAGGTTCTTCAAGAGCAATTCCAATACCGCCATCTACCCTGCCCAGAGAACCCTCAAGGTCTATGAGGGTAAGGTGTATTCTCGAAGGTGTTCTAACTATCATCATCACCCTCCAGGAGAAGCTCAAGATATGATTTCCTTTCCACGTCCTCAGGGTTTAAACCAAGAGATTCAATAAATTTTATAAGTTCCCCTGGAGTATAGCTGCTACTCTTCTTCTCAACTTCCACATATTTCCCAAGTCCTTCAACACTATCAATCATAACCAGATACTCTCCAAGAGAATAAACCTCCCTTTCCTTGACAACCTCTCTAACCTGTGAGAAACCAAGCCTCATAAGTATCTTCCTTACGGATTCGAAATCACCTGCCTCAGCAGTTAACTCCTCCCTGCTTTTTGTAACCGCATCTATCTTTTCTCCCTTGTAGGTAAGCTCAACCTTGCCGTTAACCTTTCTGAGTCTGATAGCCTCATCAGTCTTTCCAAAATCTCTGCAGGGGTGATTAAAATATATATCAAACTGATTCTCAAGAGCTACAAAACTGCCATTAAGTTCTGTTACCCTCTTCCTGATGCTCTCAGGATTATTAGCTTTAACCTTAATCTCTACCTCAATCATAATAAGTTTCTTATCCTACGGAGATAAATTATTTTTTATGATTTCCAGCTTTCTTCAGGAGAGATACATGAAACTCTTCACATCGAGGCAGATTTTTAAACTAACAGAAAAACCCCTGCCATGCCTGAGAGTTAATACTCTGAGAATAAAAGAGGAAGAACTTGTTAAAAGACTTCAAGCCAGAGATGTGGTGTTAAAGAAAATACCATTTCTAAAACACAGCTACTTTGTTGAAAAATCTCAGGTTCCTCTGGGTGCCACTCCAGAATATCTTCTGGGCCATTATTTCCTCCATGATGCCGCTTCCCAGGCTGCATGTGAAGCTCTTGACCCACAGGCGGGAGAAACTGTGCTCGATATGGCAGCCTCACCAGGAGGTAAGACAACCTATCTGAGCCAGTTGATAGACAATAAAGGTGTTATAGTAGCTGTGGAGGTGAATAAAAAAAGACTGAAAAGACTGAAATCAAATATAATGAGAATGGGCTGCGAAAACGTTATTGCTGTGAATAGAGATGCATCAGAATTTAAACACATAAATATAAAATTTGACAGGGTACTTCTTGATGCGCCCTGCACAGGTACAGGTACAGCAAGTAAAAGTCCTGAAGCTCTAAAAAAAGGAAAAATGGACTTAGCCAGCTGCACCACAACCCAGAGAAATCTTATTGAAGTTGCTATTAAAGTTTTAAAGAAAAGCGGGACTCTTGTTTACTCCACCTGCTCACTTTTACCTGAAGAGAATGAGATTATTATAGATGAAATAGTTAAAAAACATCAGCTTGAGCTGCAAACAGTTAAAGCAGGTAGTAGAGCAATAACAGAACCATATGGTAAGACATTGATGAAAGATATAAAGAAAGCATCAAGATTTTACCCCTGGGAACACTCAACCCAGGGATTCTTTATTGCAAAAATGAAAAAGGTCTAGAGATGCTCCTTTATCTTTGAATCGAGATATTCTTTGGGCACTGCACCAATTATCTTATCTGCGATTTCGCCATTCTTAAACAGAATCAGAGTAGGAATACTTGTCACTCCAAACTGCATTGCAATCTTCTGATTCTCGTCAACATTAAGCTTTCCGAAGGCTACTCTCCCTTTATACTCCTCAGACAGTTCTTCGACAGTTGGAGCTATCATCTTGCATGGGAAACACCATGTAGCCCAGAAATCCACCAGAATTAAAGAGTTTTCCTTTATAGTTTTTTCAAAATTTTCATCTGTAAGAGTAATTACATCTCCACTCACATTTACCACCTCTAAAGCAATCGAATCAATAAAATAAAAAACTTTCCCCTCAGCTCATAATATTTGGGCAAGGAGACCACCCATTTCAATGGGTGGAGGAATTGCCCTGTTTCACCTCTCTGTAAAAAGAAATTACAATTTTATCCAATCCAAACCAGCAGGAAATCAACCTGTTCACTGCTTCTCGCACGAACAGGTAAACACGGTTTCTTATGCATTTTCAATGCCTCCTAATCAACCAATTGCTCTGAGCCCTCACGGAACAAGCCCCCTTTTAGCGGGGGTGATTGACTACTTCTCAAATTCCTTCAGACGTCTGTGCATCTTAACAACTGCCTCAACTGCACGTTTTGCATATTTTACCCTCTGATGCGCCTCAAGACGGGACATTCCAGGGCCTGAAATTCCCAGACTTACAGGCTTATTGTAATCAAGAGATAAATCTGCTATTTTTCTTGATGCATGCTGCATCACAATATCATCATGTTCTGTCTGACCTTCAATAACTGCACCAAGAGTTACAACTCCATCTATATCTTCAAGCTCCAGCATTTTCTTAACTGCCAGAGGCATATCAAAAACCCCGGGAACTTTAAAGACATTCACAACCTTTGCTCCAAGAAAATCAGCATGCTCCTTTGCAAGCTCAACCATGGCAAACGTAATATCATAGTTAAATTCAGCGGCAACAATCCCTATTTTCATATTCTCACCCTTATTAATTTGAGCGTATACCCTTTTATATATTTTGCAAAAGTATTAATAACTGATTATATATATTAATATGTGTGATAAAATGGTTAAAGTTAGTGCTTATACTCTGGATGAAATTCTTGAGGAATTAAAGAAAGCCTATGGTGAATTTCTTGATGAGGAATATAATAAGTATACTACAACTATTAAAGGAATAAAAGAGGAACTCCAAAAACTTGTTAATAAGTATCTGGATGATAAGGAACTTGAAGACTACTACGGAAACTTCAATGAATTCTATGACGATATTGGTAAGGTAGATAAAAAAGAAGAAAAAGACAAGCTTGCCTGGATTAAATCAGAACTTGAACATATTGTACACTGGCGCAAACTGGATATGAGTTCAGGAAGAGTTCTCCCCTTCAAAGACTACAGAAGAATGAAAGGAAGTACAAGGGGACGTTAGAACCAGGTGTCCAGGACTGACTGTCTTTTCATTTTAGAATAAGCATCTTCAAGTTTTTCAAGAGCTTTTTCAACCCTTTCAGACGAGAAATCCCTATGATAACAAAGGAAGTCCATCACAGCCTCTTTTTCCGGTGCCTTCCATTCTAATGAATAATCATGTGTAACTTCTATTGAAAGAAAGATTTTCCTTATAGGTTCTACCTGGAAATTTAAACTGAGACCCTCTTTTTCCACAACTTTCTCAACACTACCATATTTTTTAATTAACTTCAAAGCTTTTTTCGGTCCTATTCCCTCAACTCCCCCTGGATTATAATCTGTACCAATAAGGATTCCAATATCTATAAGCTGCTCCAGAGTAATTTCAAGCCGCTTCAGAATTTTATCAATGTATAAAATTTCTGGCTTTACAGTAACATATATCCTCTTTCTCGGCAGCTTCCTTTTTCCAGTTATTGTCAGATTCCTTACAAGTCTTGTAGAGCCAAACAGAAGAGCATCATAATCCTGACTGGCTGCAGAAAAAACATCTCCACACTTTACCATATAAGCTGCCTGGGCCTCTCCTTCACTGGGTGCCTGGACAACAGGTATTCCAAGAAAATCAAGAAGCTTCTTCGATTCTTCAATAACATCATGAGAGATTTTTGTTGACTGAATAGCATAACTTTTAGCTTCTTCTATCTTCTCCTCTCTGAGAGCTTCATGCCATTTCTTTCTTGCCTCTTCTCTCTTTTTATTTCTTTCTTCCACTGTATGGAATTTTAATTTAGGAGGTCTACCATCAAAAACATACGCAGGCTTTATGCCCATCTCGATTAGATTGACATTTCTGTAAAGAAGTCCTGAGAGATGGCTTGTCACTCTACCCTCTGAATCTCTGAGAGGTTCGCCAGTTGACTGTCTTATTATTGATAAAAATTGATATAGAGTATTGAAGGCATCTACTGCCACAGCCCTGCCTTTTAAGAAGTCAAAGTCTATAATCTCCTGCCTTACAATATCTCCCAGTTGAACTCCCATAGATTTTCTTTAACTTTTCCCACTATTAAAGTTATCTGCCGATAATAGAGTAGTGGTTAACACCTTTAATCTCTTCCTTTTCAAGATGCTTGTAAAGCATATTGTAGTATATAAACATTCTTAAATGAGCATCAGT encodes:
- a CDS encoding ureidoglycolate lyase, producing the protein MKLIRFEYRGRIFQGEVDGEEVITQEYNLPLNQVKILTPSQPSKIVCVGLNYMSHAEELNMEIPDKPVIFLKPPSAALEHLGSIVYPYMSRRVDYEAEICAVIAKKAKNVSRAEAMEFIQGYTCFNDITARDLQQQDKQWTRAKSFDTFAPFGPFIETDVDVDNLKVELYLNGKLRQRGPTSDMIFSIPEIVSFISEVMTLLPGDIIATGTPPGIGELKVGDEVEVVVSDVGRLVNYVIGEGDNSRRVSI
- a CDS encoding 4-diphosphocytidyl-2-C-methyl-D-erythritol kinase: MIVRTPSRIHLTLIDLEGSLGRVDGGIGIALEEPHILLEVEKTDELEIEGRLKNKALSAARAFLSHYKINGGARVAVKEAYPEHIGLGSGTQLSLAVARALSEVYEIKADIRELAYIVGRGGTSGIGTAAFEKGGFIVDGGHSTEDKPYFLPSRASRVKPAPVILRRDFPDWQIALIFPKEETRISGKTEVNVFKKFCPLPVNQVERLSRIILMQLLPALVEENIENFGRAINSIQEVGFKAVEVGLQKREVIETLRAAQKASFGAGLSSFGPVIYALVDDKKKLENALRDRVKGIIFTKASNKGADFYEAY
- a CDS encoding CYTH domain protein, encoding MIEVEIKVKANNPESIRKRVTELNGSFVALENQFDIYFNHPCRDFGKTDEAIRLRKVNGKVELTYKGEKIDAVTKSREELTAEAGDFESVRKILMRLGFSQVREVVKEREVYSLGEYLVMIDSVEGLGKYVEVEKKSSSYTPGELIKFIESLGLNPEDVERKSYLELLLEGDDDS
- the rsmF gene encoding ribosomal RNA small subunit methyltransferase F, which gives rise to MKLFTSRQIFKLTEKPLPCLRVNTLRIKEEELVKRLQARDVVLKKIPFLKHSYFVEKSQVPLGATPEYLLGHYFLHDAASQAACEALDPQAGETVLDMAASPGGKTTYLSQLIDNKGVIVAVEVNKKRLKRLKSNIMRMGCENVIAVNRDASEFKHINIKFDRVLLDAPCTGTGTASKSPEALKKGKMDLASCTTTQRNLIEVAIKVLKKSGTLVYSTCSLLPEENEIIIDEIVKKHQLELQTVKAGSRAITEPYGKTLMKDIKKASRFYPWEHSTQGFFIAKMKKV
- the trxA_3 gene encoding thioredoxin, giving the protein MSGDVITLTDENFEKTIKENSLILVDFWATWCFPCKMIAPTVEELSEEYKGRVAFGKLNVDENQKIAMQFGVTSIPTLILFKNGEIADKIIGAVPKEYLDSKIKEHL
- the ribH gene encoding 6,7-dimethyl-8-ribityllumazine synthase; the protein is MKIGIVAAEFNYDITFAMVELAKEHADFLGAKVVNVFKVPGVFDMPLAVKKMLELEDIDGVVTLGAVIEGQTEHDDIVMQHASRKIADLSLDYNKPVSLGISGPGMSRLEAHQRVKYAKRAVEAVVKMHRRLKEFEK
- a CDS encoding flap endonuclease-1, translated to MGVQLGDIVRQEIIDFDFLKGRAVAVDAFNTLYQFLSIIRQSTGEPLRDSEGRVTSHLSGLLYRNVNLIEMGIKPAYVFDGRPPKLKFHTVEERNKKREEARKKWHEALREEKIEEAKSYAIQSTKISHDVIEESKKLLDFLGIPVVQAPSEGEAQAAYMVKCGDVFSAASQDYDALLFGSTRLVRNLTITGKRKLPRKRIYVTVKPEILYIDKILKRLEITLEQLIDIGILIGTDYNPGGVEGIGPKKALKLIKKYGSVEKVVEKEGLSLNFQVEPIRKIFLSIEVTHDYSLEWKAPEKEAVMDFLCYHRDFSSERVEKALEKLEDAYSKMKRQSVLDTWF